The DNA region CATACGACTGCTGTATTAGTTGagataataaatttcaaattagttGAAGGACAGATGTATCGGTGTTTTTTCTTGATGTAGATCATATTTAGCTAGCTAAAGCTTTCGACATGGTCACTTCTACtcctaaaattataaagactaGGAATTCGTAGACATCCCCTCCGCTGCTTTCAGTCCTATGTATCCAATAGAAAGCAAGCAAGGTTTGTGTTAATGGGTATAGCAGTCAACTAGATGAGGTTTCCTGTGAATCCCTGGGATTAATTATTGATTCAAGACTTTGTTGGGGCCCTCAAATAAACTACCTCCTTTCCCGAGTTCGCGAACTTATAAACGTTTTAAGACGCCTTATAAAACCCTTCGATCCACATGCAATCAATATAGTGTATACTACATTATGCCAGTCGATATTATCTTACTGCATATCGGTATGGAGTTGAGCGCCCACCCAACGTGCTATATTTAAGATACTCTATACTCTATAGGAAACTTTTAACTGTTAGACAATTATACTCAATAGCAATATGCAGACTTTTTTGGAAACATACACAATGCAAACCTTCATGCAACCCACAAAACGCACTTTCTTCGCCCAACCCTTTTTCTTCCTTTTCTTTCATCTTTAACCACTTTCTTAAAACCAAATTTTTACCAACATTTCAAAACacaatttacatacatacattcactaaaaatcttaaacaacATCTTATCAACGTGTCCTATGCTGATACagaaagtattattattgagcaaaaattgtttaattataaattacgtaGAAAATGTAgcaattatttctaaatacagttaaaatgtcaaaagtgGGGATTCCTAGTGTGGGGGCTACTGCATCttattttacctaaatatccttttattgtgtaacatttagtttttctttctAGTGATCTGAATACAAACATGACATGCGGTGTCATAGTTCGCGCTTAATCTTGCATATGAAGCGTTGGAGTAAGAGTTCACGATGGCGTCGCGATTAATTATCCTTTCCGCTCTGACGTCCGCCCAACCCGCTACAATGTGtcttaacaaataaaagtcaatgctcgaaataatattttgcataCAATTATCTTATATACAGAGgcatattcatttttaacatgacgaaaatgtataattaatctGCATGTGTTTCATAATATTCAAGATTTGGTTTGTTtgataaagaataaaaacgtttaaaaaggTCTCTTTATcaaaagaattataattatccTTTTGCTGACTCGTTTAAAATAGAATGTAACTAAGACCGCTGGTATACCGGAAAGTGTAATATTACCAAATAACGAGTAATTGACTAATAATTACTGTACAACACCGTAATCACCAAACCTTAAGTTAATGGAGTTTTCTAATAGCGGTATCTCTCTTTCGCATATAAAAAAGCATTGTTGATTGCATCCGATGTCGTTGAGTTTGCCATTGAAGAACATGGAGCCGCAGTTCTCTCTATCTCCTCCGTCAGGTTGGTTTGTGCCCCACATATTGTAGCCCAGGGCTTTGAGTGGCCGACCTGGAAATAATACTTTGACTGACCGACTCTTTGTAGAGAAAACCTATTGCTCGTAGTGTATTGTTCTGAGATTACCGATtacatgattatttttttcatttaatctCTATTAAACATACCCATAATAGAGCGCCACACTGAATTCTTCTTAACAAATCCTAAATGAATGGCACCTCGAAGATAACTGCCCTCCACGTCCTCTTTATTCGCCATCCTTGTGATGTTTACGAGGTGGTCCGCTTCTGCCTGACTGTCTATAATAGCCAAGTAGCCCTGTTCGGCATTGCAGGCTCGGAACGCCTCCGTCCAGTTTTTTGGATTTGTGTGAAATTTGTAACATCTACCTAATTGTTCCACATATTTGTAACCTGGATAGTAAAGTTTAACCatcttttatatacatttgaaaaaataGAACTTTCGATTGGGAGAAAACAATTTTCACGTTATAGGTCAtcatttcatattaataaataacaataattcacATGGccatgtaataaaattgtcaGGCCAGATCAATGCATAAGCAGCGGCGGCAGTTCAAACAGtgaaaattgttatataaaaattaacctcACACACGTCGTCACATGATAGATATTGCAgggaacaaaaatataaataattatattttggaaGGCAATTATTATCAGGGTTGATCACATACTTGTTAAAGAACGATAATATGTCTGGGCGGTAACCGTTCCTTTCATCAACTGAAAAAAAGTAACTCTTTTAAAACTTACTCCTATTTGGCAGATCACATAGACTATTCCAACGAATCGTGCTCGCTCGTTTCTTACAAATAAAGGGGTAGAGATGATTGCAGACAGCATCGCTAATGCTCAAAATATGCCGCAAAATAACACATTTCTTCAATACCTGGAAACTATTTGGTTCACCTTGACcccattttttataaacagtgTTTATCGAATCACCTGCGGATAAAGGTAATAAACAAACTTAGGTAAGAATTTGAACGATATATACAAATGATAAATTATGCACCAAAAATCATTCATACATCACGAATAAgactatatttattcaatatgtaaattttattttataagaaattaggTACCTAATAACGGCGCGGCGGTCTGAAAATACAGCAGGATTTGAGTCTCTTCTGAGATCGGTAGTCGAAGAGCactctttaataaatattaccatTAAACGCAGAACTATTTGTACCGAATTATAACTGAGTTGAGTAGTCGCTGTACCAATTTGTTGTTTTCTTATTCAACTCAACTCGACAACACACTCGAAACTACTATTATACTACAGTATTCGACCTTTTAAAcaggtttataaaaaaaagctaTTCTAGCCTAGCCATAACGGTGTgtggttatattatatattaataaatcaagaGAATTTTGATGTAAAAATGTAAGAACTCGCGGGtgactttaaataatataaataaaaaaaattaaccaaataaggCTCACCATGAATCGTTACGAAAACATCTGGAGCAAACGGTGCGTGAACGCCGATTATAATCCAGTGGAACCTTTGAGTTTCCTGCCAGTAAGATATCACAGCCTTAGCCTCGTCTTCATCTTCCGGATAAAACAATTCTGCTCCGTCTAATTCACAAGTCTCCTTCGCATCATCAAAAGTTTTATGCTGcgtgtaaattttatagaaactaTCTGTTTCTGGCATGTATTTCTCGTAGTCGGGACGGAAAAATTGTTTTGGTGGTTCTCCaacttaaaacaattgaaatgactttgtgtttttaaagtatacacttatgaaaatattacatctcggagatataaataatttcgcGTCTGAACTCGCCCCTTTAATCAGGTTTTGGTTTAAGCTAAGTTCAAACGCCTTTGTAAAAACGAGACACACTTCACTATTAAAAACCTCATCTGcgtcttattaaaaaaagtttattcttAGAATACTTACAAGTAATTATCACGTTTGCACTTATTAACAAAAACGAAAACTTAATTGAAAACATCTTCGCTGTATCCACAACACGTGTAAAGAAGTGAACTCACGATACAACAATGAGGTATATATACAGTTACAGGTGGTCCGTAACGTTATATATATTCGTAAATACTACTGCTATATAAGAGTGCAAGCTGGTGCCAGCTAATTCGTCCGTGTGGAATTGTCACGCTGGTTTTGTAAGACTTTTAGTTtcatatattcattataacatatatttttatatgacattAATGTGAGAAGTGGAACCTAGACCAGTCAAACAACTAACTGGCCGGCCGAAGGCCCCAGTGGCTAATGTCGAGACGATGTATACATATATCCTTAATGGTCGAAATACATTATTAGCATGATTCAGAGCATGACGTCATCATTGTGATTTGTAGACGCAGAATGTATATGTCTACGAATGGTATTCCTGCTTGGCTGCTAAAGCACCAAGCCCCTATGTAACATAGGATGTaggaaattggcgttttgtatgggaggaacaaaaagtcgaatatttttaaatataatatatttaattaatcaaagcatgaaccattgttttctatgcaattttgccatctcataggtagttcattgatccctttattaaaaaaaccagtcggacgggaatcaataaaatctgtgaaggcgatttggactgccccatcagagttaaattttttcccttgcaagaagttgtccaaatttcgaaaaaaatggtaatctgttggagcaaggtccggggagtacggaggatgtcttagacattccaattgaagctcttctaatttggtagccgtctgttgtgcagtgtgtggtcttgcgttgtcgtgaagtagcagtggcgtggagcgattgaccagcctaggttgtttagccgctagcttttccatcatggtttgcaattgctgacaatagacattagccgtaatagtctagccagatttgagaaaactgcaatgaacaataccggcactagtccaccaaacgcttacaagtaacttttttggggttaattttcgcttggggcaggatttggctggctggccaggatccaaccattgcgctgagcgcttccgattatcgtaaagaatccatttttcatcacaggttatgattcggtttaaaataccttcattattgtgccggttcagtaatgtaaggcagcagtcgacgcgcgtttgccggtttgcttcagtcaattcgtgaggtacccacctttcaagctttttaatcttccccatttgcttcaagtgaattaaaacagttttatcactaacaccgcagcctgcagctaactcggacatggtttgcgatggatccgcttccacaatagccttacTATtacaatacttcattatcaacttgggtctcaggccgtccacggggcttgttctgcaggtcgaaatttccagaacgaaaacgttggaaccaaaaacgaactgtgttttcttttgcaacatggccgccatacacatcattcacccttcgagtcgtttccgcagcactagtgccacggcggaactcgtactcgtaaataatgcgatacttatgaagttttccattttgtaaaatgagtgacgcaaacagaaaaaaacatgagtaaatagctgtacaaatttgaatttggaattccttaccaaagaggagaacatcgtaattaaagtggccagtacgaaatacgccattttcatatgtaaggacctaatattaaaaaaaatattgttcacttaagaaatgtatattatatgtttgtatCACAAGGAAGTTGTTAATGAaacaataagtaaattttcaaaacataattaattatacattacaaataattttgatacagaaatttctatattaaattagtgAGTTTCATGCGCTTGATGCTGGCTGCACAGAGATTTTCTATTAGGTTCTAATTTGGTTAGCTTCAGTCTCAAGTCTCCACGTTGTGTTATATCCAGCTGATTTCGATTGCCCcccttaaaaatctaattgcaCTCTGTGGGGCGTGGGACCCACGTTGGAAACCACTGATTTACATCGTTGTTTGTCTATAATCTAATTGGTGtatagtatgtttttttttataaacagtagGTACTTAGTACTAGTCTGATGTATACGAGTAATTGATAATATCAAAACAACCTCGAATAAAATTCTATCAAAAAATTAGAAACTAAGGCGACACAGGTTGGAGTTAGTAAATTGACTTGAAAGTTGTATTAGAAACCGTATGTATATCTCAGGCCCATAAATCGCCGACGTGTCTCACCATTTTGAACACGGttccatatttttaaaagacaaCTTATGTTATAGTTTAAGTAGTAGTAGTTTAAGGTTGTCTCGGGATAAACTCCTGAGTGGGatgcaacaattttttttcgatacTTAGAGCTAAGTCTGACCCCAgtccattaaaaatatattatatgatcaTAGTTCATAGGTCATATACCTCTTAGATAATAACggtagataataaatatattataagatttgatttaaatagGCCCCTAAAACATCACGGCCTTTTATTACATCACGGCCTTTTGTTACATCTTTGGTATGTCCTAATAGATAGGAATTTTAAAGCCACTCCACCATTCATTtcctaaaacaaaatttccCTTGTTATTTATGAGAAAGTAATGCCATGCATTTTTCTAGAAAATGTACTTCGGAAAgggaggtttttttttaaaaacagggGGAAACGAGCTGAAACCTCACTTGATATTGAGTGACACTCACCCTTGGCTTTCAATAGTATgtctattttttaatctagATATGATCAATACGTAAATCAAATTTTCCTTTCTAGGGAATTTAAGCAGCGCTCCGTGGGCGTATATGGAACTAAAG from Pieris brassicae chromosome 2, ilPieBrab1.1, whole genome shotgun sequence includes:
- the LOC123720797 gene encoding macrophage mannose receptor 1-like: MFSIKFSFLLISANVIITFGEPPKQFFRPDYEKYMPETDSFYKIYTQHKTFDDAKETCELDGAELFYPEDEDEAKAVISYWQETQRFHWIIIGVHAPFAPDVFVTIHGDSINTVYKKWGQGEPNSFQVLKKCVILRHILSISDAVCNHLYPFICKKRASTIRWNSLCDLPNRSYKYVEQLGRCYKFHTNPKNWTEAFRACNAEQGYLAIIDSQAEADHLVNITRMANKEDVEGSYLRGAIHLGFVKKNSVWRSIMGRPLKALGYNMWGTNQPDGGDRENCGSMFFNGKLNDIGCNQQCFFICEREIPLLENSINLRFGDYGVVQ